A window of Eikenella corrodens contains these coding sequences:
- a CDS encoding 16S rRNA (uracil(1498)-N(3))-methyltransferase, producing MPRFYVPQTFIAGEVLRLPENVCRHIQVLRLQAGAPLVLFDGQGQSVAAELLEIGRKQALARVDRLLTETRESPLAVTLIQAVSASEKMDFAVQKGTELGVKRIVPAVSTRSNVRLSGERSEKKVRRWQEIAISACEQCGRNEVPPVAPIADLAQVLAALPADSGARLLLSPHGGVPLRSLPPTQSAVLLIGPEGGLTAEEEDLARSHGFQAVQLGARVLRTETAALATLAAMQALWGDF from the coding sequence ATGCCGCGTTTTTATGTTCCGCAAACTTTTATTGCAGGCGAGGTGCTGAGGCTGCCTGAAAATGTGTGCCGACATATCCAAGTGCTGCGCTTGCAGGCGGGTGCGCCACTGGTGTTGTTTGACGGGCAGGGGCAGTCGGTGGCGGCGGAATTGCTGGAAATCGGGCGCAAACAGGCGTTGGCGCGTGTGGATCGATTGCTCACGGAAACGCGCGAATCGCCGTTGGCGGTTACGCTGATTCAGGCAGTATCGGCTTCGGAAAAGATGGATTTTGCGGTGCAAAAGGGCACGGAATTGGGGGTAAAACGTATCGTACCGGCGGTTTCCACGCGCTCGAATGTGCGGCTCTCGGGCGAGCGGTCGGAGAAAAAGGTGCGGCGCTGGCAGGAAATTGCTATCTCGGCTTGTGAGCAATGCGGGCGCAACGAAGTGCCGCCTGTGGCACCGATTGCCGATTTGGCGCAGGTGCTGGCTGCACTGCCGGCCGACTCAGGGGCGCGGCTGCTGCTAAGCCCGCACGGCGGTGTGCCGCTGCGCAGCCTGCCACCGACGCAAAGCGCGGTGTTGCTGATTGGGCCGGAAGGCGGATTGACGGCAGAAGAAGAGGATTTGGCACGCTCGCACGGGTTTCAGGCGGTGCAGCTCGGCGCACGGGTGTTGCGCACGGAAACGGCGGCGCTGGCGACATTGGCGGCGATGCAGGCCTTGTGGGGCGATTTTTAG